The following coding sequences are from one Pseudomonas oryzae window:
- a CDS encoding ABC transporter permease has product MIELLQQYGHAFLWSDGYNLSGLAMTLWLLVASIVLGFLLAVPLAIARVSRNRLLRWPVQFYTYLFRGTPLYIQLLICYTGLYSLEAVRSQPLLDGFFREAINCTLLAFVLNTCAYTVEIFAGAIRNIPHGEIEAAHAYGLTGWRLYTHLIIPSALRRALPQYGNEVILMLHATSLAFTATVPDILKVARDANAATFMTFQAFGIAALLYMLLSFLLVGLFRFAESRWMTFLGPTRG; this is encoded by the coding sequence ATGATCGAGCTGCTGCAACAGTACGGCCACGCCTTCCTGTGGAGCGACGGCTACAACCTGTCCGGGCTGGCCATGACCCTCTGGCTGCTGGTCGCCTCAATCGTCCTCGGCTTCCTGCTCGCCGTGCCGCTGGCCATCGCCCGCGTCTCGCGCAACCGCCTGCTGCGCTGGCCGGTGCAGTTCTACACCTACCTGTTCCGCGGCACGCCGCTGTATATCCAGCTGCTGATCTGCTACACCGGCCTGTACAGCCTGGAGGCGGTGCGCTCCCAGCCGCTGCTCGACGGCTTCTTCCGCGAGGCGATCAACTGCACCCTCCTGGCCTTCGTGCTGAACACCTGCGCCTACACGGTGGAGATCTTCGCCGGCGCCATCCGCAACATTCCGCATGGCGAGATCGAGGCGGCGCACGCCTACGGCCTGACCGGCTGGCGCCTGTACACGCACCTGATCATCCCCTCGGCCCTGCGCCGGGCGCTGCCGCAGTACGGCAACGAGGTGATCCTCATGCTGCACGCCACCTCGCTGGCGTTCACCGCCACCGTGCCGGACATCCTCAAGGTCGCCCGCGACGCCAATGCCGCAACCTTCATGACCTTCCAGGCCTTCGGCATCGCCGCCCTGCTCTACATGCTGCTGTCCTTCCTGCTGGTCGGCCTGTTCCGCTTCGCCGAAAGCCGCTGGATGACCTTTCTTGGCCCTACCCGGGGGTAA
- a CDS encoding ABC transporter permease: protein MNDLLHSLGLPVLDLQGFGPLLLQGIWMTLKLAMLSMLLSVALGLLGACIKLAPLRWLRLLGAGYTTLIRGVPDLVLILLIFYSLQTWLNELTDLLGWDYIEIDPFSAGVATLGFIYGAYFTETFRGAILSVPRGQLEAATAYGLGAFKRFRLVLFPQMMRFALPGLGNNWLVLLKATALVSIIGLSDLVKAAQNAGKTTNDPLYFLIIAGVVYLLITSLSNLVFRRLERHYNTGIKGLMP, encoded by the coding sequence GTGAATGACCTCCTGCACTCCCTCGGCCTGCCGGTCCTCGACCTGCAAGGCTTCGGCCCCCTGCTGCTGCAAGGCATCTGGATGACGCTGAAGCTGGCCATGCTGTCCATGCTGCTCAGCGTCGCCCTCGGCCTACTCGGCGCCTGCATCAAGCTCGCCCCACTGCGCTGGCTGCGCCTGCTGGGCGCGGGCTACACCACGCTGATCCGCGGCGTGCCCGACCTGGTGCTGATCCTGCTGATCTTCTACAGCCTGCAGACCTGGCTGAACGAGCTGACCGACCTGCTCGGCTGGGACTACATCGAGATCGACCCGTTCAGCGCCGGCGTGGCCACCCTCGGCTTCATCTACGGCGCCTATTTCACCGAGACCTTCCGCGGCGCCATCCTCAGCGTGCCGCGCGGCCAGCTGGAGGCGGCCACCGCCTACGGACTCGGCGCGTTCAAGCGCTTTCGCCTGGTGCTGTTCCCACAGATGATGCGCTTCGCCCTGCCGGGCCTCGGCAACAACTGGCTGGTGCTGCTCAAGGCCACCGCGCTGGTGTCGATCATCGGCCTCTCCGACCTGGTCAAGGCCGCGCAGAATGCCGGCAAGACCACCAATGACCCGCTGTACTTCCTGATCATCGCCGGGGTGGTCTACCTGCTGATCACCAGCCTGTCCAACCTGGTGTTCCGCCGCCTGGAGCGCCACTACAACACCGGAATCAAGGGGCTGATGCCATGA
- a CDS encoding ABC transporter substrate-binding protein yields MKKLCTLVAAVVLPLTAGLAQAKEWKEIRFGVFPDYPPFESVAADGSLQGFDIELGNAICAKLEVKCTWVTNDFDGLIPALRARKFDGIMSSMAVTPAREQQIAFSDKLFLSPTALVTRKDAGFGATPESLEGKQVGVLQGSIQEVYARAKLAPAGARIKAYQSMDQNYADLANGRLDAIVTDKLEAELNFLSQPKGQGFHSGAAISDPGLPSVIAIGLRKNDAELQALINKGIAALHADGTYKAIERKYFGSQDIYSE; encoded by the coding sequence ATGAAAAAGCTCTGCACGCTGGTAGCCGCAGTCGTCCTCCCGCTGACCGCCGGACTGGCCCAGGCCAAGGAATGGAAGGAAATCCGCTTCGGGGTGTTCCCCGACTATCCGCCCTTCGAGTCCGTGGCCGCCGACGGCAGCCTGCAGGGCTTCGATATCGAGCTGGGCAACGCCATCTGCGCCAAGCTGGAGGTCAAGTGCACCTGGGTGACCAATGACTTCGACGGCCTGATCCCCGCCCTGCGGGCGCGCAAGTTCGACGGCATCATGTCGTCGATGGCCGTCACCCCGGCCCGCGAGCAGCAGATCGCCTTCTCCGACAAGCTGTTCCTCAGCCCCACCGCGCTGGTCACCCGCAAGGACGCCGGCTTCGGCGCCACCCCGGAATCGCTCGAGGGCAAGCAGGTCGGCGTGCTGCAGGGCTCGATCCAGGAAGTCTACGCCCGCGCCAAGCTGGCCCCGGCCGGCGCGCGGATCAAGGCCTACCAGTCGATGGACCAGAACTATGCCGACCTGGCCAACGGCCGCCTCGACGCCATCGTCACCGACAAGCTGGAAGCCGAGCTGAACTTCCTCTCCCAGCCCAAGGGCCAGGGTTTCCACAGCGGCGCGGCGATCAGCGACCCGGGCCTGCCCTCGGTGATCGCCATCGGCCTGCGCAAGAACGACGCCGAGCTGCAGGCGCTGATCAACAAGGGCATCGCCGCCCTGCACGCCGACGGCACCTACAAGGCCATCGAGCGCAAGTACTTCGGTTCGCAGGACATCTACAGCGAGTAA
- a CDS encoding Lrp/AsnC family transcriptional regulator — MPDQPDDLDRRLLALLREDGRASTAALAERLKVSRGTVQNRIDRLQRSGLLVGFTIKLRNELENSGVRAITMIELRGGASDAVIAALRQIPEVVQVHTTNGRWDLVAEIHTATLSEFDRVLRELRALKGVANSESNLLLAAYK; from the coding sequence ATGCCTGACCAACCCGATGACCTCGACCGCCGCCTGCTGGCCCTGCTGCGCGAGGACGGCCGCGCCTCCACCGCCGCGCTGGCCGAACGCCTCAAGGTGTCGCGCGGCACCGTGCAGAATCGCATCGACCGTCTGCAGCGCTCCGGCCTGCTGGTCGGCTTCACCATCAAACTGCGCAACGAGCTGGAGAACAGCGGCGTGCGCGCCATCACCATGATCGAGCTGCGTGGCGGCGCCAGCGACGCGGTGATCGCCGCCCTGCGGCAGATCCCCGAGGTGGTGCAGGTGCACACCACCAACGGCCGCTGGGATCTGGTGGCGGAGATCCACACCGCGACCCTCAGCGAGTTCGACCGGGTGCTGCGCGAGCTGCGCGCCCTGAAGGGCGTGGCCAACTCGGAAAGCAACCTGCTGCTGGCCGCCTATAAGTGA
- the rocF gene encoding arginase: MSALPVPSLLPKTVSLVGAPTDVGAGARGASMGPEALRVAGLVPALRERGFQVLDRGNLRGPANPWLAPQQGYRHLSEVIAWNQAVHDAIYAELREERLPILLGGDHCLGVGSISAVARHCRDTGKKLRIIWLDAHADFNTSDLTPSGNLHGMPVACLCGDGPRELVEMAGAVPAIQPQWIRQIGIRSVDEGERVRVHEAGLEVMDMRYLDEVGMRVAMQQALADLDADTHLHVSFDVDFLDPEIAPGVGTTVPGGVSYREAQLCMEMIADTGLLGSLDIVELNPALDHCNRTARVAVELTESLFGKSTLMRAAR; this comes from the coding sequence GTGTCTGCCTTGCCTGTCCCGTCCCTTCTGCCCAAGACCGTCAGTCTGGTCGGTGCGCCCACCGATGTCGGTGCTGGCGCCCGTGGCGCTTCCATGGGGCCGGAGGCCCTGCGCGTCGCCGGTCTGGTGCCGGCGCTGCGCGAGCGCGGTTTCCAGGTGCTCGATCGTGGCAACCTGCGTGGCCCGGCCAATCCCTGGCTGGCGCCGCAGCAGGGCTACCGCCATCTGTCGGAGGTGATCGCCTGGAACCAGGCGGTGCACGACGCCATCTATGCCGAGCTGCGCGAGGAGCGCCTGCCGATCCTCTTGGGCGGCGACCACTGCCTGGGCGTCGGCTCGATCAGCGCGGTGGCCCGCCACTGCCGGGATACCGGCAAGAAGTTGCGCATCATCTGGCTGGATGCCCACGCCGACTTCAACACCTCGGATCTCACCCCCTCGGGCAACCTGCACGGCATGCCGGTGGCCTGTCTGTGTGGCGACGGCCCGCGCGAGCTGGTCGAGATGGCTGGCGCGGTGCCGGCGATCCAGCCGCAGTGGATCCGCCAGATCGGCATCCGTAGCGTCGACGAAGGCGAGCGGGTGCGCGTGCACGAGGCGGGGCTCGAGGTGATGGACATGCGCTATCTGGACGAGGTGGGCATGCGCGTGGCCATGCAGCAGGCGCTGGCCGACCTCGACGCCGACACCCACCTGCACGTCAGCTTCGACGTCGACTTCCTCGACCCGGAGATCGCCCCCGGCGTCGGCACCACGGTGCCGGGCGGGGTGAGCTACCGCGAGGCGCAGCTGTGCATGGAAATGATCGCCGACACCGGGCTGCTGGGGTCGCTGGACATCGTCGAGCTCAACCCGGCGCTCGATCACTGCAACCGCACCGCACGGGTGGCGGTGGAGCTGACCGAGAGCCTGTTCGGCAAGTCGACGCTGATGCGCGCCGCGCGCTGA
- the ctlX gene encoding citrulline utilization hydrolase CtlX — MQTTDTVLMIRPAGFAFNPDTAGNNRFQQALLEPAEAQARALEEFDGYVASLRGAGVDVLVVQDSPAPHTPDSIFPNNCWSSHADGRLVVYPMEGANRRLERRKGVLEVLDRHFRISETIDLSPLEEQGLFLEGTGSMVLDRQHRISYACYSGRTHARALRQFAERLEYRLCAFHAMDRGGAPIYHSNVMMSVGRSLAIVCLQAVRDEVERRQLERQLRDTGKDILPLNWAQLEGFAGNMLELHNKDGQPLLVMSRSAWQSLAPLQRQLIERHARPVVVNIDTIERIGGGSARCMLAEVHLPTRH; from the coding sequence ATGCAAACCACCGATACCGTGCTGATGATTCGGCCTGCCGGGTTCGCCTTCAACCCCGACACCGCCGGCAACAACCGCTTCCAGCAGGCGCTGCTGGAGCCGGCAGAGGCCCAGGCCAGAGCCCTGGAAGAATTCGACGGCTATGTCGCGAGCCTGCGCGGCGCCGGCGTGGACGTGCTGGTGGTGCAGGACAGCCCGGCGCCGCACACCCCCGACTCCATCTTCCCCAACAACTGCTGGAGCAGCCATGCCGACGGCCGCCTGGTGGTCTACCCGATGGAGGGCGCTAACCGCCGCCTGGAGCGGCGCAAGGGCGTGCTCGAGGTGCTCGACCGTCACTTCCGGATCAGCGAGACCATCGATCTCAGCCCGCTGGAGGAACAGGGCCTGTTCCTCGAAGGCACCGGCAGCATGGTGCTCGATCGCCAGCACCGCATCAGCTACGCCTGCTACTCCGGACGCACCCACGCCCGTGCGCTGCGCCAGTTCGCCGAGCGCCTGGAGTACCGCCTGTGCGCCTTCCATGCCATGGACCGCGGCGGCGCGCCCATCTACCACAGCAACGTGATGATGAGCGTCGGCCGCAGCCTGGCCATCGTCTGCCTGCAGGCCGTGCGCGACGAGGTCGAGCGCCGGCAGCTCGAGCGGCAACTGCGCGACACCGGTAAGGACATCCTGCCGCTCAACTGGGCCCAGCTGGAAGGCTTCGCCGGCAACATGCTGGAACTGCACAACAAGGACGGCCAGCCGCTGCTGGTGATGTCGCGCAGCGCCTGGCAGTCGCTCGCACCGCTGCAGCGCCAGCTGATCGAGCGGCACGCCCGCCCCGTGGTGGTGAACATCGACACCATCGAACGCATCGGCGGCGGCAGCGCGCGCTGCATGCTGGCGGAAGTCCATCTGCCCACGCGTCATTGA
- a CDS encoding ornithine cyclodeaminase: protein MTRYIDVNDLSRLVARQGLTTCLAEMTEYLRQDYLRWPEFEKCARVANHSADGVIELMPVSDTALYAFKYVNGHPKNTRDGMLTVMAFGALGDVATGKPVLLSELTLTTALRTAATSVLAASVLARKNARSMALIGNGSQSEFQAIAFHSILGIDEIRLYDVDPQASRKLARNLAGFPGIKVIIADSTAEAVRGADIVTTVTADKTNAIILTPEMIEPGMHLNGVGGDCPGKTELHRSIVEAASVFVEYEPQSRIEGEIQQLPAGSPTTELWQVLSGGAAGRRSAEEVTLFDSVGFALEDYSALRYVRDVAERLDIGSRIELVPSPRDPKNLFALLAEDAEQPLLKRA, encoded by the coding sequence ATGACCCGCTATATCGACGTCAACGATCTGAGCCGCCTGGTGGCCCGCCAGGGCCTGACCACCTGCCTGGCCGAGATGACCGAGTACCTGCGCCAGGACTACCTGCGCTGGCCGGAATTCGAGAAGTGCGCGCGGGTGGCCAACCACTCGGCCGACGGCGTGATCGAGCTGATGCCGGTGTCCGACACCGCGCTGTACGCGTTCAAGTACGTCAACGGCCATCCGAAGAATACCCGCGACGGCATGCTCACCGTGATGGCCTTCGGCGCCCTGGGCGACGTCGCCACCGGCAAGCCGGTGCTGCTCAGCGAGCTGACCCTGACCACCGCCCTGCGCACCGCCGCCACCTCGGTGCTGGCCGCCAGTGTGCTGGCGCGCAAGAACGCGCGCAGCATGGCGCTGATCGGCAACGGCTCGCAGAGCGAGTTCCAGGCCATCGCCTTCCACAGCATCCTCGGCATCGACGAGATCCGCCTGTACGACGTCGACCCGCAGGCTAGCCGCAAGCTGGCCCGCAACCTGGCCGGCTTCCCGGGCATCAAGGTTATCATCGCCGACTCCACCGCCGAGGCGGTGCGCGGCGCCGACATCGTCACCACGGTGACCGCCGACAAGACCAACGCCATCATCCTCACTCCGGAGATGATCGAGCCGGGCATGCACCTCAACGGCGTGGGCGGCGACTGCCCGGGCAAGACCGAGCTGCACCGCAGCATCGTCGAGGCGGCCAGCGTGTTCGTCGAGTACGAGCCGCAGAGCCGCATCGAGGGCGAGATCCAGCAGCTGCCGGCCGGCTCGCCGACCACCGAGCTGTGGCAGGTGCTGAGCGGCGGCGCCGCCGGTCGCCGCAGCGCAGAGGAAGTCACCCTGTTCGACTCGGTGGGCTTCGCCCTCGAGGACTACTCGGCCCTGCGCTACGTGCGCGACGTCGCCGAGCGCCTGGACATCGGCAGCCGGATCGAGCTGGTGCCCAGCCCGCGCGACCCGAAGAACCTGTTCGCCCTGCTCGCCGAAGACGCCGAACAGCCGCTGCTCAAGCGCGCCTGA
- the ychF gene encoding redox-regulated ATPase YchF, producing MGFNCGIVGLPNVGKSTLFNALTKSGIAAENFPFCTIEPNSGIVPMPDPRLDALAEIVKPERVLPTTMEFVDIAGLVAGASKGEGLGNKFLANIRETDAIAHVVRCFEDDNVIHVSNSVDPKRDIEIIDLELIFADLDSCEKQLQKVQRNAKGGDKEALAQKAILEQLIPHFSEGKPARSLMKNMDAEQKLIIRGFHLLTSKPVMYIANVAEDGFDNNPHLDVVRAIAEEEGAIVVPVCNKIEAEIAELDEDEEKQMFLESMGMDEPGLNRVIRAGYQLLNLQTYFTAGVKEVRAWTVKVGATAPQAAGVIHTDFEKGFIRAEVIAYDDFIQYRGEAGAKEAGKWRLEGKDYIVKDGDVMHFRFNV from the coding sequence ATGGGATTCAACTGCGGCATCGTCGGCCTGCCCAACGTCGGCAAGTCCACCCTGTTCAACGCCCTGACCAAGTCCGGCATCGCCGCGGAGAACTTCCCGTTCTGCACCATCGAGCCGAACAGCGGCATCGTGCCGATGCCCGACCCGCGCCTCGACGCGCTGGCCGAGATCGTCAAGCCCGAGCGCGTGCTGCCGACCACCATGGAGTTCGTCGACATCGCCGGTCTGGTCGCCGGCGCCTCCAAGGGTGAGGGCCTGGGCAACAAGTTCCTCGCCAACATCCGCGAGACCGACGCCATCGCCCACGTGGTGCGCTGCTTCGAGGACGACAACGTGATCCACGTGTCCAACTCGGTCGATCCCAAGCGCGACATCGAGATCATCGACCTCGAGCTGATCTTCGCCGACCTCGACAGCTGCGAGAAGCAGCTGCAGAAGGTACAGCGCAACGCCAAGGGCGGCGACAAGGAAGCCCTGGCGCAGAAGGCCATCCTCGAGCAGCTGATCCCGCACTTCAGCGAAGGCAAGCCGGCCCGCTCGCTGATGAAGAACATGGATGCCGAGCAGAAGCTGATCATCCGCGGCTTCCACCTGCTGACCAGCAAGCCGGTGATGTACATCGCCAACGTCGCCGAGGACGGCTTCGACAACAACCCGCACCTCGACGTGGTCCGCGCCATCGCCGAGGAGGAAGGCGCCATCGTGGTGCCGGTGTGCAACAAGATCGAGGCCGAGATCGCCGAGCTGGACGAGGACGAGGAAAAGCAGATGTTCCTCGAATCCATGGGCATGGACGAGCCGGGCCTCAACCGGGTGATCCGCGCCGGCTACCAGCTGCTCAACCTGCAGACCTACTTCACCGCCGGGGTCAAGGAAGTGCGCGCCTGGACCGTCAAGGTCGGCGCCACCGCGCCGCAGGCCGCCGGGGTGATCCACACCGACTTCGAGAAGGGTTTCATCCGCGCCGAGGTCATCGCCTACGACGACTTCATCCAGTACCGCGGCGAAGCCGGCGCCAAGGAAGCCGGCAAATGGCGTCTGGAAGGCAAGGACTACATCGTCAAGGACGGCGACGTGATGCACTTCCGCTTCAACGTCTGA
- the pth gene encoding aminoacyl-tRNA hydrolase: MTAIQLIVGLGNPGPEYEQTRHNAGALFVEALARKLGVNLAADKKYFGLVGKFSHQGRDVRLLIPTTYMNRSGQSVAALANFFRIPPAAILVAHDELDMLPGIAKLKLGGGHGGHNGLRDIIAQLGNQNSFYRLRLGIGHPGDKNLVSGFVLGRAPRSEQEKLEASIDFALDVLPEMLAGDWTKAMQQLHSQKA; the protein is encoded by the coding sequence GTGACTGCCATCCAACTGATCGTCGGCCTCGGTAACCCCGGTCCGGAATACGAGCAGACCCGGCACAACGCAGGGGCTCTTTTCGTCGAGGCGCTGGCCCGCAAGCTGGGCGTCAATCTCGCCGCCGACAAGAAGTACTTCGGCCTGGTCGGCAAGTTCAGCCACCAGGGCCGCGACGTTCGTCTGCTCATCCCCACCACCTACATGAACCGCAGCGGTCAGTCCGTGGCGGCGCTGGCGAACTTCTTCCGCATTCCGCCGGCGGCCATCCTGGTGGCCCACGACGAACTCGACATGCTCCCCGGCATCGCCAAGCTCAAGCTCGGCGGCGGCCACGGCGGGCACAACGGACTGCGCGACATCATCGCCCAGCTCGGCAACCAGAATTCCTTCTATCGCCTGCGGCTCGGCATCGGCCACCCCGGCGACAAGAACCTCGTCTCCGGCTTCGTCCTCGGCCGGGCCCCGCGCAGCGAACAGGAAAAGCTCGAGGCGAGCATCGACTTCGCCCTCGACGTGCTGCCGGAAATGCTCGCCGGCGACTGGACCAAGGCCATGCAGCAGCTGCACAGCCAGAAAGCCTGA
- a CDS encoding 50S ribosomal protein L25/general stress protein Ctc, producing the protein MTNFALNAEVRSDLGKGASRRLRRNANLVPAVVYGGEQAPLSVSLLAKDFAKLLENEAAFSHVIALNIGGTTETVLIKALQRHPSKGFVVHADFLRAVADHKLTTSVPLHFINAETADAVKLQGGEVSHTISEVEVSCLPQNLPEFIEVDLAKVALGQTVHLSDLTVPAGVELVALAHGNDLAVANIHASRVQGE; encoded by the coding sequence ATGACCAATTTTGCCCTGAATGCCGAAGTGCGTTCCGACCTGGGGAAAGGTGCGAGCCGCCGCCTGCGTCGTAACGCTAACCTGGTTCCTGCCGTGGTCTACGGTGGCGAGCAGGCTCCGCTGTCCGTCAGCCTGCTGGCCAAGGACTTCGCCAAGCTGCTGGAGAACGAGGCTGCCTTCAGCCACGTGATCGCTCTGAACATCGGTGGCACCACCGAGACCGTGCTGATCAAGGCCCTGCAGCGTCATCCGTCCAAGGGCTTCGTGGTCCACGCCGACTTCCTGCGCGCCGTGGCCGACCACAAGCTGACCACCAGCGTTCCGCTGCACTTCATCAACGCCGAAACCGCTGATGCCGTGAAGCTGCAGGGCGGCGAAGTCTCCCACACCATCTCTGAAGTGGAAGTCTCCTGCCTGCCGCAGAACCTGCCGGAATTCATCGAAGTCGACCTGGCCAAGGTCGCCCTCGGTCAGACCGTGCACCTGTCCGACCTGACCGTTCCGGCTGGCGTCGAGCTGGTGGCCCTGGCCCACGGCAACGATCTGGCTGTCGCCAACATCCACGCTTCCCGCGTGCAAGGCGAATAA
- a CDS encoding ribose-phosphate pyrophosphokinase, with protein MSKMMVFTGNANPDLARRVVRQLHIPLGDVSVGKFSDGEISVEINENVRGKDVFLIQPTCAPTNDNLMELVVMADAFRRSSASRITAVIPYFGYARQDRRPRSARVAISAKVVADMLTVVGVDRVLTVDLHADQIQGFFDIPVDNIYGSPVLVDDIQDQRFENLMIVSPDIGGVVRARAVAKSLGVDLAIIDKRRPKANQSEVMHIIGDVEGRTCILVDDMVDTAGTLCHAATALKKHGAAKVYAYCTHPVLSGRAIENIENSVLDALVVTNTIPLSAAAQACDRIRQLDIGPVVAEAVRRISNEESISAMFR; from the coding sequence GTGTCCAAGATGATGGTCTTCACGGGGAACGCCAACCCCGATCTCGCCCGCCGTGTCGTGCGTCAGCTGCACATTCCCCTCGGTGACGTTTCCGTAGGCAAGTTCTCCGACGGCGAAATCAGCGTCGAAATCAACGAGAACGTGCGCGGCAAGGACGTGTTCCTGATCCAGCCGACCTGCGCGCCGACCAACGACAACCTGATGGAGCTGGTGGTGATGGCCGACGCCTTCCGCCGCTCCTCGGCCAGCCGCATCACCGCGGTCATCCCCTACTTCGGCTATGCCCGCCAGGACCGCCGCCCGCGTTCCGCCCGCGTGGCGATCAGCGCCAAGGTGGTGGCCGACATGCTGACCGTGGTCGGCGTCGACCGCGTGCTCACCGTCGACCTGCACGCCGACCAGATCCAGGGCTTCTTCGACATTCCGGTGGACAACATCTACGGTTCGCCGGTACTGGTCGACGACATCCAGGACCAGCGCTTCGAGAACCTGATGATCGTCTCCCCGGACATCGGCGGCGTGGTGCGCGCCCGTGCTGTGGCCAAGAGCCTCGGCGTCGACCTGGCGATCATCGACAAGCGTCGCCCGAAGGCCAACCAGTCCGAAGTGATGCACATCATCGGTGACGTCGAAGGCCGTACCTGCATCCTGGTCGACGACATGGTCGACACCGCCGGTACCCTGTGCCACGCCGCCACCGCGCTGAAGAAGCACGGCGCCGCCAAGGTGTACGCCTACTGCACCCACCCGGTGCTGTCCGGCCGCGCCATCGAGAACATCGAGAACTCCGTGCTGGACGCCCTGGTGGTGACCAACACCATTCCGCTGTCCGCCGCCGCCCAGGCCTGCGACCGCATCCGCCAGCTGGACATCGGTCCGGTGGTCGCCGAAGCCGTGCGCCGCATCAGCAACGAGGAATCCATCAGCGCCATGTTCCGCTGA
- the ispE gene encoding 4-(cytidine 5'-diphospho)-2-C-methyl-D-erythritol kinase, protein MHDATLILPAPAKLNLFLHILGRRPDGYHELQTVFQFLDHGDQLGFRLRADGEIRLHTEVAGVPHDSNLIVRAARRLQQAAGTPLGADIWLDKRLPMGGGIGGGSSDAATTLLGLDRLWQLGFDLDRLAALGLELGADVPVFVRGRAAFAGGVGEQLVPVALEEPWFLVAVPQVSVSTAEIFSAPELTRDTPAIRVCGLPAGGGRNDCQPVVEQRYPAVRNALNLLNKFVPARMTGTGACVFGSFPNRDEADKVSRQLPATLPSFVAQGRNVSMLHRKLEELAREVSA, encoded by the coding sequence ATGCACGACGCCACCCTGATCCTGCCGGCCCCGGCCAAGCTCAACCTGTTCCTGCACATCCTCGGCCGCCGCCCCGACGGCTACCACGAGCTGCAGACGGTGTTCCAGTTCCTCGACCACGGCGACCAGCTGGGCTTCCGACTTCGTGCGGACGGCGAAATTCGCCTGCACACCGAGGTCGCGGGGGTGCCCCACGACAGCAACCTGATCGTGCGCGCCGCCCGCCGCCTGCAACAGGCCGCCGGCACGCCGCTGGGCGCCGACATCTGGCTGGACAAGCGCCTGCCCATGGGCGGCGGCATCGGCGGCGGCAGCTCGGACGCCGCCACCACCCTGCTCGGCCTCGACCGCCTGTGGCAGCTCGGCTTCGATCTCGACCGCCTGGCCGCGCTCGGCCTCGAACTTGGCGCCGACGTCCCGGTGTTCGTGCGCGGCCGCGCCGCCTTCGCCGGCGGCGTCGGCGAGCAACTGGTGCCGGTCGCCCTGGAGGAACCCTGGTTTCTCGTCGCAGTGCCGCAAGTGTCTGTCAGCACAGCAGAAATTTTCTCTGCGCCGGAGTTGACACGCGATACCCCGGCCATTAGAGTTTGCGGCCTTCCCGCAGGGGGCGGTCGTAACGACTGCCAGCCGGTGGTCGAGCAGCGTTACCCTGCAGTTCGTAACGCCTTGAACTTGCTGAACAAATTTGTTCCCGCAAGAATGACCGGCACCGGAGCTTGTGTGTTTGGGAGCTTCCCAAACCGCGACGAGGCTGATAAAGTTTCGCGCCAGCTTCCGGCCACACTGCCAAGCTTCGTAGCCCAGGGGCGCAACGTTTCGATGTTGCACCGCAAGCTCGAAGAGCTGGCAAGGGAAGTGAGTGCATAG
- the lolB gene encoding lipoprotein insertase outer membrane protein LolB: MRIQHLLLAGLLLLAGCAGIGPREDLEGQGNPGAWRSHKAEVAAIDGWQISGKVGIRAPQDSGSGVLFWLQRRDYYDIRLSGPLGRGATRLTGREGDILLEVANQGRYQAASPEALLEEQLGWRLPVSHLLWWVRGLPAPDSKSQLTLDADSRLARLEQDGWRVEYADYRQQGGFWLPQRLKLSGEDLDITLVIKEWLPRRLGL, encoded by the coding sequence GTGAGAATCCAGCACCTGCTGCTCGCCGGTCTGCTGCTGCTCGCCGGCTGCGCCGGCATTGGCCCGCGCGAGGATCTGGAGGGGCAGGGCAACCCCGGCGCCTGGCGCAGCCACAAGGCCGAAGTCGCCGCCATCGACGGCTGGCAGATCAGCGGCAAGGTAGGCATCCGCGCCCCGCAGGACTCCGGCAGCGGCGTGCTGTTCTGGCTGCAGCGCCGCGACTACTACGACATCCGCCTGTCCGGCCCGCTGGGCCGCGGCGCCACCCGGCTGACCGGGCGCGAGGGCGACATCCTCCTCGAGGTGGCCAACCAGGGCCGCTACCAGGCCGCCTCCCCCGAGGCGCTGCTGGAAGAACAGCTCGGCTGGCGCCTGCCGGTCTCCCACCTGCTGTGGTGGGTGCGCGGCCTGCCGGCGCCGGACAGCAAGAGCCAGCTGACCCTCGACGCCGACAGCCGCCTGGCGCGCCTCGAACAGGACGGCTGGCGGGTCGAATACGCCGACTATCGGCAGCAGGGCGGCTTCTGGCTGCCGCAGCGGCTCAAGCTGTCCGGCGAGGACCTCGACATCACCCTGGTGATCAAGGAGTGGCTGCCGCGCCGCCTCGGCCTGTGA